Genomic DNA from Niallia circulans:
CAAAACTCTATTCGAGGAGCTTCCTAGATGAAAAGCTGGAAAGATCGCTTGTTGAGGATGCAGAGGGCACCTTTATTTTAATTGATATTGATAATTTCAAGGCAGTGAATGATACGTATGGACATCAAGTTGGTGACGAGATTATCATTCAGGTTGCCAATATTATTATGGAAAACATAAGAGCAACAGATATAGGAGCACGATGGGGTGGTGAGGAGCTTGCAATCTATTTGCCAAGAGTTCCTCTCCAAGTCGGTGTTTTCATTGCTGAAAGGCTTGTTGAAAAAGTTCGGGAAAGCTCGGTACCTCCTGTAACCATTTCCTGTGGTGTGTCTTATTGGATGAGAAATAATAAAGAAAATTATCACTCCATCTTTAAGCGGGCAGACAAAGCATTGTATATTGCGAAAGAGACTGGAAAGGATCGGGTTGTTGTCCAAGATGCCTTTCGTACTAGTTGAAAGCTTTATATTTGAATAAAACAAAAACACCTCGAAAAGTTTCGAGGTGTTTTTGTTTAAGCATTATTTTACATATTCCATCAATGTGGAGACGAAAATTTCTAAGTATTTCCTATCTGTTTCATCAAAGCGGGCCTTTTCAGGTGAATCAATATCAAGAACACCAAGTAATGTGCCGTCTTCCTTCACTAATGGCACAACTATTTCTGATTGTGAGGCTGCATCACATGCGATATGTCCTGGGAATTGATGAACATCCTCGACTAATACTGTTTCTAAGTTTTTGGCAGATGTACCGCAAACGCCTCTTCCGAAAGGAATGCGTACACATGCTGGCAAACCTTGGAACGGCCCAAGAACTAGCTCAGTTCCTTCTGTCAAATAAAAACCTACCCAATTCACGCGGTCCAAAAATTGATTTAAAAGAGCCGCTGCATTTGATAAGTTAGCTATTGTATTTGATTCGCCTTCAAGAAGAGCCTTAAGTTGTTTTACCACTAATTCATATTGCTTTTCCCGATTGCCGTTGTAAGTTTCGACGTTAAACAAGCAAATCACCTAACTTCCTTCAATTATTGTCATTATTTTAGCAGTTTAAGAGCGAACCTATGAAAGTTTTGTCGACTTTCTTTTAAAGGATTAGCCAGTATTATCAAGAAAAGTATATAGAGTCTTTTCTTTCCTTCATTGTTTTATGCTGCACGAAAATAATTATTATTCAAACATATTTTATCATGAATAGCAAGAGAAACGAGGCGATTCTTAAGATGAAAAAAAATTCAAAGGAAGCAATTGTCGAATCTGCAATTACGTTATTTAACAGGAATGGTTATTATGGGACCTCCATAAGGGATATTGCCGGACATGCGAAAGTTAATATAGCGAATATCTCTTATTATTTTAATGGCAAGCATGGTTTGCTGGAGCATTGCTTTACTACTTATTTCGAGAATTACATGGAGGTATTAGAGGCAGCTAGCCGCCGTGATTTTAAAAGCATAACTGATAAACTGAAGCATGTTGTTCGAGAAATTATTGAATTTCAATGGCAAAACCTACAACTGACAAGATTTGTGCTTCGAGAAGTTTCCATTGATTCCCAAGTCGTCAGAGAAATTATGTCTACTTACTATGTAAAGGAGCGATATTATCTTATAAGCATATTGGAAGAAGGCATAGAAAAGAAGGAATTTGCCAAACAATCTGTCCAGTACAGCATGATTCAATTAAAAAGTTTTCTTACTATGCCTTTTCTTAATGCTTCTTATATCCAAGAAGTGCTCCATATATATTTAAATGAAGCATACTTTATTAAAAAATATTTAATGGAAATAAATAGATGGATTGATGAAGTGCTTTGCCGTTCATACAGCTTAACGGTTTCCAGCTAGTAGATGCAGCCCTTGCCCCATATCCTTCGCTTGATGGGCATCTGAACCATATACAAGTGGAATTTGCAAGCTCAATGCTTTTTTCACAGCCCACTGGGGTGGATATGTCTCCTCGCATAAAGGTTTATATAACCCAGCTGCATTATAATCCAACTCATACCCAGCACTTTTGACTTGGTGAAGTAACTCTAGGATTTTATTAGAAAAATCCTGAATGGGCGGGTATTGTTTTTGAAACTTATGAACAAGTGTCATATGGCCAATTCTTGTCGGTTTGTATGGTCCTAAATCGGCAGAAATTGATTTTGAAACTGTTTGAAAATAGCATTCATAAATGCGGTCAACATTGCCATAGAGACTGATCATTTCGCCGAATAAATCGGAGCTATAGTCAAGACAATCATACTTTTCTAAAGGGTTTTTTAAAAAATGCACACTTAAAACACTATCATTCAAGAGATGTCCCCACTTTTGTAAAAACTCTTTAGTTCCATCCTCATAACCCTCAATATAATCGATCTCAAGGCCGAGATTGATTTTCAGTTCGCGTTGAAAAAGATCCTTTACAGTTTGGACTTCATCAAAATAGGTTAGCAGCTGCTCTGTAGTCATACTGCTGTCCTTTGTAGGAGCAGTATCTTCAAATCCAAGTGGTAATGGTGCATGCTCTGTGAAGGTTATTTCCTCAAATCCTAAGTCTATTGCCCTTTTTATATACTCCTTTAATCCATCATTTGTCCCATGCGGACAAAATGGAGTATGTATATGACCATCTCTTTTATACATGAGTATCCTCCTATACAATATGCTATAACTCATTATACATTTTCTCGTTTGAAATACGGGCATCCTTTTGTATGTAAAGGTAAAATTACCGTATTAAATAGCTTTAAAAGAGGGGGATATTGTCCAAATTGGTTCGCTACAAGCAATAATGTTTGTCTTACGTACATTCACGTAAGAAATCAGTGGATAGGATAATAACAATTTTTCTTAAAAAAAAATAAAATATTAGTCAAAAATTGTCGTTTACATGGTATCATAAATACAAATATATAACCTTTACATATTGTATGTATGTTGAAATAAATTTGGTCGGTGTAGGAACAGGGGGCTTCAAATGAATTACATAATCGGAGTAGTAGGTATTTTGATCTGCCTATTTGCAGCAGGATATTTTATTAGAAGAAAATATTACGGGATTGTAGATGAGCTTGAAAGCTGGAAAATCGATATTATGAATCGGCCGGTCTTGTCTGAGCTTTCTAAGGTAAAAAAGCTTAATATGATAGGGCAAACGGAAGAGCTTTTTGAAAAATGGCGCGCTGATTGGGATGGAATTGTCGCAGACCAGCTGCCTGAACTAGAAGAGCTTTTGTTTGATACGGAAGAATCTATAGATAAATATAAGTTTAGAAAAGCAAAGGAACTGCAAAAAGGCATTCGTATTAAATTGGAATCAATGGAACGCAGCATTGAGACAATGCTTGAGGAGCTTAATAATTTAATCGGCAGTGAGGAAAAAAACAGAACTGAAATTGATGCTTTGAAAGAATCTTACCGGGAGAGCAAAAAAACATTGCTCGCACACAGACACACATTTGGAGATACAGAAAGCAAAATTGAAGAGATGCTGCAGGAAACTGCTGTTAAGTTAAAAGAATACGAGGAAAAAACAGATAATGGTGATTATTTGGAAGCTCGCGAGATTATTCATGCGATTGAAAAGCTTACAGAAGATATTCGCTACTTAATTGAAAATATTCCTCCATTATTGATTGAGTGTCAAGCAAAGCTTCCAGAACAGCTTAACAATTTGAAGGAAGGCTATGCAGATATGCTCGAACAAGGCTTTATTCTCGAACATATTCAGCTTGAAGCAGAAGTGGCGGAAATTGAAGAAGAGTTAGAACAAAGCAAGGAGTTGCTTAATGATGGCAAGCTAGAGCAGGTTCAGGCTGTCATAGCAGAAATACAGGAGAAATTAGATCTTTTATATGACTTGCTTGAAAAAGAAGTGATGGCAAGGAACTACTGGAATAAGAATTTAGATCCAGCAAAAGCAATTCTGGATGACATTAAGGCTGGCAATGCTCGTCTTCAAGAGGAGGTTTCTTTGCTGCAACGAAGCTATAATTTGAATGATGAGGATCTTGAGCTGCAATTTAAGCTCGATAAACGTTTGAAGCTGTTATATAAACAATATGAAGTGCTTGAGCATAAGCTTTTAACAGAGTCTGCTGCACATACTATTTTGAGTGAAGAACTAAAAAGTCTCAAACAACAGCTGGAGAGTGCATCAAAGGAACAGGAAGAGCTGTTTGATAAGCTCCATGCTTTACGAAAAGATGAAGTTATTGCACAAGAAAAAATGACTGAGCTCTCCAAACAAATGGCCAATGCGATGAGGATGGTGGCTAACAGTAACTTGCCAGGTGTTACATCTGAATATAACGAACTGGCACAAGAGACACAGGAAGCAATCGCCAAGTTAAAAGACGTGCTGCAGGAAGCACCGCTAGACATGCCGACAGTTCAGCATTTGGCTGATCATGCAGAGCAAGTAACAATAGCGCTGGTGAATGGCACAGAGGAACTGGTTGAAACAGTGCTACTGGCAGAGAAGGTTATTCAATACGGAAACAGATACCGTCGTAAATACCCACAGGTGGAAAATTCACTTGGAGAAGCAGAAATGCTATTCCGTAAGTACAGATATAAAGAAGCATTAGAGCATGCGGCAGCAGCTGTTGAAGAAATCGAACCTGGCAGCATCCAAAGGATGGAAGCATGGGTTACTGATTTGCGAGAAAAGGAATTGAAGTGATAAAAAGATAGCCTTGCAAGGCTATCTTTTTTTTGCAGGCAGATTGCGCCACCAATTTTAAGTAGGGGCATAGCTCTACTATATTTTCAAATAATGCTTACTATGATACCATAAAGTGCTGGAGTTCTTATTTAGGAGGGGCTTATGATATATTTAGATAATAGTGCTACAACGAAGCCGTTTCCAGAAGTGATTGAATCATATACAGCAGTTGCAGCAAACTACTTTGGTAATCCCTCTTCCATCCATCGGATGGGGATGGAAGCAGAAAAGCTTTTAATGCAAGCGAGGGCACAAATTGCCGCAATCTTAGAGGTTAAACCTAGCGAAATATACTTCACTTCTGGCGGGACAGAAGGAAACAATATGGCTTTAAAAGGAGTTTCAAGCTTTTATAAGACGAGAGGAAAACATATCATCACGACAAGAATTGAGCATGATTCCATAAAACGGGTGATGGAGCAGCTTGAGCAAGATGGTTTCACTATTACCTATCTTCCAGTTGATGAACAAGGCTTCGTAGCTGTCGATGATATAAAAAAACATATACAAAATGATACTATCTTAGTATCGATTATGCATGTCAATAATGAAACGGGAGCAATCCAGGACATTGCTGCAGTTGGTGAGCTATTACAACAATATCCAAAGATTCTTTTTCATGTGGACGGTGTCCAAGCTATTGGGAAAACACCTCTTTCATTTAAGAATCTTCATATAGATTTATATACAATGTCTGCCCATAAATTTCATGGCTTAAAGGGTAATGGTATTTTGTATGCAAAAGAAGGTCTGCTACTGTCCCCTTTGCTTGCTGGCGGAGGACAAGAGCGTAATATGCGCAGCGGGACTGAAAATGTGGCAGGGGCCGTGTCTACAGCTAAAGCTTTAAGAATGCAGATGGAAAACTACAAAATGCATTATAGTAAAATGCAGGAGCTTAATACGTTTATCCGTAAACAATTGGAAAGCATGGACGAAACAATAGTCCATTCTCCGCTTCACAGTGTACCGCAGATTATTAATTTTTCGGCAGAAGGGATTAAGGCTGAGGTACTTATTCATGCACTTGAAGAAAAAGGTATCTTTATTTCGACAACAAGCGCGTGTTCATCAAAGACAAACACAGTAAGTAAAACATTATTGGCAATGGGTGTGCCTGAACATATTGCAGAAAGCTCTTTTCGAATTAGTTTAGCTTATGAGAATAATAAACAAGAGCTGGAAGAAGCGATGGCTGTATTAAAGGAAACTATCCATTGGCTAAGAGGAGTTATGAATAAATGAAATATGATCGTATATTAATACGTTATGGTGAGCTTTCTACTAAAGGAAAAAATAGAAAGAAATTCGTTGATAAATTAAGAAACTCTATTGCAGAGGCATTAAGCAGCTTTTCAGGAATTAAAATAGACGGACAGCGGGATCGTATGTATGTCGTTCTTAATGGGAATGAAGCAGGTGCTGTCGTTGATTCTTTGAAAAACATATTTGGAATACAGTCCTTTAGTCCTGCTATTAAGGTGGAAAGAGATTTAGAAGTGCTGAAAGATGCAGCATTAGAGCTTGTCACTTCTATCTATAAGGATGGAAATACGTTTAAAGTGAGTGCGCGCAGATCGGACAAAACCTTTTCGCTTGATACAAATGAACTGAATCACTTTTTTGGTTCTCATATTCTTAAGAATGTCCCAGGTATTAAGGTGGATGTCAAAAATCCAGATATTACACTGCAGGTTGAAGTAAGAAGTGAAGCTGTTTATCTATCGAGCGAAAACTTTGCTGGTGCAGGCGGATTACCGACAGGGGCTAGCGGAAAAGCGGTACTTATGCTGTCAGGCGGGCTAGACAGTCCTGTTGCAGGTTACTTGTCCATGAAGAGGGGGCTTGAATTGGAGGGAGTTCACTTCTTTAGTCCTCCGTTTACTAGTGAAAGAGCGAAGCAAAAGGTAGTCGACATCGGTAATGTTCTTGCTTCTATGAATGGACGGTTTGTTCTTCACATCGTGCCGTTTACAGAAATTCAGCAGTTAATTCATAAGCAAATTCCAGAAAACTATACGATGACTGCAACAAGAAGATTGATGCTGCGCATAACTGATGAGATAAGAAGAAGACAAGAAGCATTAGCAATCATTACAGGGGAAAGCCTTGGTCAGGTTGCAAGCCAGACTCTTGAAAGCATGTACGCAATTAATGCTGTCACGAGCACACCTATTATTCGCCCATTAGTTACATCTGACAAAGGCGATATTGTAGATATTGCGAAGCAAATTGGAACATATGATATTTCTATTAGACCGTATGAAGATTGCTGTACAGTATTTGTGCCTGCTTCTCCAAAAACAAAACCGAAGAAAGAAAAGGTGGAGTTTTACGAGAGCTTTGTTGATTTTGAGCCAATGATTAAAGAGGCTGTCGACAAAGTAGAAACAATCATATTAACTGGTAAACAAGAAAATAACAGCTTAACGGACAGTTTATTTTAATAGTAGAACTACAAATAAGCTGTTTATGAAATTATTGTGAACAATTACCAAAAATTAAAATGAATGAAGTCCATGTGTATTACACATTCTATTATCAACAAGGAGGTGATACACATGGCAAACAACAACAGCAGCAACAACTTAGTAGTACCAGGAGCTGAACAAGCTCTTGAACAAATGAAATACGAAATCGCTTCAGAATTTGGCGTTAACTTAGGTGCAGAAACAACTGCTCGCGCTAACGGTTCTGTTGGTGGTGAAATCACAAAACGTCTAGTTCAAATGGCTGAACAGCAATTTGGCGGATACCAAAAATAATAAATAATATGGCGTAAGAGATGAGGCGATTGCCTCATCTCTTTTTTGTATGCTCCAGGCTTTGAAAATGAAATATTTTAAAAATCAGAGAGTTAGTAGTATAATGACATAAGAATTTTTTATAGCCTAATTACTAGGGGGAAATGATATGAGTCGGGAAGAATTATTGGCTCCGGAAATATACAACTTTGTTTCCGAGATCGAGAAGTTTGCGCAAAACAAAGAAAGACTTGCATTGCGCTGGGAAAATGAAAATGGAGATAAGCAGGAAATTACATACAGCCACCTTTTGCAGCAAGCAAATAAAGTGGGAAATGTCTTTAAAGCTGCAGGTCTTAAAAAAGGGGATGTTGTATTAGTCATTGTACCAAGGCTAATTGAAGCATACCAAGTTTACATAGCTGCACTTAAATTAGGTTTGACTATCCTTCCGAGCTCTGAAATGCTGCGAGCAAAAGATTTGCAATATAGAATTACACACGGTGAAGTAAAGGGTGTTATCAGCTATCATCCATATTTGGACGAACTTAATAAGGTAGAAGAGGTAAGTAATCTGAAGCGATTCGTCATTGGTAAGGAAGCTGATGGCTGGGAGTATTTAGATAAGGCTACAGATAACTCTTCAGCTGAACTGGAATTGACACAAACGA
This window encodes:
- a CDS encoding GAF domain-containing protein, with product MFNVETYNGNREKQYELVVKQLKALLEGESNTIANLSNAAALLNQFLDRVNWVGFYLTEGTELVLGPFQGLPACVRIPFGRGVCGTSAKNLETVLVEDVHQFPGHIACDAASQSEIVVPLVKEDGTLLGVLDIDSPEKARFDETDRKYLEIFVSTLMEYVK
- the refZ gene encoding forespore capture DNA-binding protein RefZ; amino-acid sequence: MKKNSKEAIVESAITLFNRNGYYGTSIRDIAGHAKVNIANISYYFNGKHGLLEHCFTTYFENYMEVLEAASRRDFKSITDKLKHVVREIIEFQWQNLQLTRFVLREVSIDSQVVREIMSTYYVKERYYLISILEEGIEKKEFAKQSVQYSMIQLKSFLTMPFLNASYIQEVLHIYLNEAYFIKKYLMEINRWIDEVLCRSYSLTVSS
- the hisJ gene encoding histidinol-phosphatase HisJ; translation: MYKRDGHIHTPFCPHGTNDGLKEYIKRAIDLGFEEITFTEHAPLPLGFEDTAPTKDSSMTTEQLLTYFDEVQTVKDLFQRELKINLGLEIDYIEGYEDGTKEFLQKWGHLLNDSVLSVHFLKNPLEKYDCLDYSSDLFGEMISLYGNVDRIYECYFQTVSKSISADLGPYKPTRIGHMTLVHKFQKQYPPIQDFSNKILELLHQVKSAGYELDYNAAGLYKPLCEETYPPQWAVKKALSLQIPLVYGSDAHQAKDMGQGLHLLAGNR
- the ezrA gene encoding septation ring formation regulator EzrA — protein: MNYIIGVVGILICLFAAGYFIRRKYYGIVDELESWKIDIMNRPVLSELSKVKKLNMIGQTEELFEKWRADWDGIVADQLPELEELLFDTEESIDKYKFRKAKELQKGIRIKLESMERSIETMLEELNNLIGSEEKNRTEIDALKESYRESKKTLLAHRHTFGDTESKIEEMLQETAVKLKEYEEKTDNGDYLEAREIIHAIEKLTEDIRYLIENIPPLLIECQAKLPEQLNNLKEGYADMLEQGFILEHIQLEAEVAEIEEELEQSKELLNDGKLEQVQAVIAEIQEKLDLLYDLLEKEVMARNYWNKNLDPAKAILDDIKAGNARLQEEVSLLQRSYNLNDEDLELQFKLDKRLKLLYKQYEVLEHKLLTESAAHTILSEELKSLKQQLESASKEQEELFDKLHALRKDEVIAQEKMTELSKQMANAMRMVANSNLPGVTSEYNELAQETQEAIAKLKDVLQEAPLDMPTVQHLADHAEQVTIALVNGTEELVETVLLAEKVIQYGNRYRRKYPQVENSLGEAEMLFRKYRYKEALEHAAAAVEEIEPGSIQRMEAWVTDLREKELK
- a CDS encoding cysteine desulfurase family protein codes for the protein MIYLDNSATTKPFPEVIESYTAVAANYFGNPSSIHRMGMEAEKLLMQARAQIAAILEVKPSEIYFTSGGTEGNNMALKGVSSFYKTRGKHIITTRIEHDSIKRVMEQLEQDGFTITYLPVDEQGFVAVDDIKKHIQNDTILVSIMHVNNETGAIQDIAAVGELLQQYPKILFHVDGVQAIGKTPLSFKNLHIDLYTMSAHKFHGLKGNGILYAKEGLLLSPLLAGGGQERNMRSGTENVAGAVSTAKALRMQMENYKMHYSKMQELNTFIRKQLESMDETIVHSPLHSVPQIINFSAEGIKAEVLIHALEEKGIFISTTSACSSKTNTVSKTLLAMGVPEHIAESSFRISLAYENNKQELEEAMAVLKETIHWLRGVMNK
- the thiI gene encoding tRNA uracil 4-sulfurtransferase ThiI, which translates into the protein MKYDRILIRYGELSTKGKNRKKFVDKLRNSIAEALSSFSGIKIDGQRDRMYVVLNGNEAGAVVDSLKNIFGIQSFSPAIKVERDLEVLKDAALELVTSIYKDGNTFKVSARRSDKTFSLDTNELNHFFGSHILKNVPGIKVDVKNPDITLQVEVRSEAVYLSSENFAGAGGLPTGASGKAVLMLSGGLDSPVAGYLSMKRGLELEGVHFFSPPFTSERAKQKVVDIGNVLASMNGRFVLHIVPFTEIQQLIHKQIPENYTMTATRRLMLRITDEIRRRQEALAIITGESLGQVASQTLESMYAINAVTSTPIIRPLVTSDKGDIVDIAKQIGTYDISIRPYEDCCTVFVPASPKTKPKKEKVEFYESFVDFEPMIKEAVDKVETIILTGKQENNSLTDSLF
- a CDS encoding alpha/beta-type small acid-soluble spore protein produces the protein MANNNSSNNLVVPGAEQALEQMKYEIASEFGVNLGAETTARANGSVGGEITKRLVQMAEQQFGGYQK